A stretch of the Mesorhizobium huakuii genome encodes the following:
- a CDS encoding MBG domain-containing protein, with amino-acid sequence MQRQTLFPGRLNRTSAPLMALLLTSTALVGFTSARAVELPTGGSVASGGVIISNPSSSQLSIKQSTNSAIVNWQSFSIGAGATVNIDQPTSSSTMLNRVTGGTRSTISGQLNANGQVFLVNPNGIAISKTGKVSAAGFVGSSLDISDDDFKAGKLTFQGKGASAAVSNEGSVSIGRGGYAALIGGSVDNAGSISVPLGKVGLGSGEKATLDLSGDGFLQVSVPTKADGSNALVSNSGSISADGGTVELKAAAVRDAARQAVNMSGVIEARTVSGQSGAIVLGGGDGSVEISGKLDASAKSGGKGGKVTVTGRKVKLKHAVVDASGRDGGGTIKIGGDKQGKGTLQTAATTEIDAATTINADATGTGDGGTVVVWSDEQTKFAGKISAQGGADGGNGGFTEVSGKQRLDFTGSVDLRARFGDTGDLLLDPYNVTISNGADTGGFTAGSNDSVINVTTLQNQLALANVTISTGSGGSQAGDITIAAPIAWSANTLTLSAYHSIVFNAGATIGGVGGLSLVTNNGGSGGIMSYALGAEITFTGTQGAQALSINGQSYTLIYDINQLQAINSGLNGRYALANDIEASSTYSWNNLMGFIALGTDGNTNIQNGGNGFNGTFDGLGHIINQIWVRQIPANYVGLFGYVGGSGVVCNVGLVDSYTSGSYDTGAIAGLNKGTISGVWASGYLEGVSGSGGLVGTNQGTITRSFSTVAVQSRDSNNVGGIAGYNSGTISQVYASGSVLGGDKTGGLVGLNLGSLSDGYSTGAVNGTMGATGIGGSVGFSWGTVTNVYFDTTTSGTTTGVGSGGTPGVISTGLTTAQLQSGGATALSAAFGGGTGGLYPYLNSFCPNGVQAISGIAYKDSGVTPLSSGTRQPYYVKNPGFVTGVSNGVDIGTVTTGVNGYYYIAVPTGWINDSVLAYTVRDADPSNSSGAQNGVTFRTGLSGGNVTNLNVYGNWRLDEADSLITSLSALQNAASATVGSTYVGSLTFANWQIETAATTFALDQAISIGGGTLALSSNGAVTQTNNLAAASLWLGGTGDFNLTNAGNQIGTVAANAGSVNLVDLGGLTIGSVASARGVTTTGANTTGQVQLQTSGDLTIAASAKVSGTNPVLAAGGKFINGRGSDAVTATSGRWLVYAAAPTGNTFGNLDSGNTAVWNTATGATVGASGNRYVFAYQPTLTFTSQNASKVYGDTAMPTLTYTVSGYQAGVANAYLGDSAATAFSGAPSLSPPLTLATQQLGAGTYTITIDAGDLVALTGYGLAFNSAGLFTVAKRAIAVTADPDQHKTYGDDDPASYTYAVSDLGTGVALVGALDRVAGENAGAYAIGQGTLTNANNSNYDISYVDANFTIDKRAITVTVDQGQGKVYGDADPAAYTYTASNLGGLTLTGSLDRLAGENAGTYAIGQGTLDVSNSNYDITFVGADFTIARRPVTVTVNPNQGKTYGDADPSSYTYSYGNLGSGEALVGSLDRVAGEDVGAYAIGQGTLTNADNSNYDITFVSKDFSIGKRAVTVTANSGLGKIYGDADPSSYGYSYSDLGTGVALVGALDRASGEIVGAYAIGQGTLTNADNSNYDITFAGADFSIGKRAVTVTANSGQGKTYGNADPTLGYSYTDLGSGAALVGALDRASGENVGTYAISQGSLTTAGNSNYDITFVGSNFSIGKRAVTVTATSGQGKTYGNADPSSYGYTHSDLGSGAALVGVLDRVSGEDVGSYALGQGSLTNANNSNYDITYVGSNFSIGKRAVTVTATAGQGKTYGNADPSSYGYTYSDLGTGAALVGVLDRTAGENASTYAIGQGTLSNANNANYDISFVSKDFTIARRAVTVTANSGQGKTYGNADPSSYGYTYSDLGAGVALVGVLDRAAGENVGNYAIGQGTLTNAANSNYDISFASADFAISKRAVTVTANAGQGKTYGDADPSLGYTFSDLGSGAALVGALDRGAGETVGTYAIGQGTITNAANGNYDITYVGTNFAIGKRAVTVTANAGQGKIYGNADPTLGYTVSNLGSGTALVGALDRASGEDVGTYAIGQGTITNANNSNYDIIYSGADFTIGKRAITIVADAQSRAQGAANPPLTYAVGGLGLVGSDTFSGSLSTDATTASAPGRYAIEQGSLAASTNYDLTYVGADLEVRATDVVPSADTASVVAYNATIHGGGQPVPVFFTGKPAAGETQALVEDPRLESPAFCQNIGEIAAVCSAGSVQ; translated from the coding sequence ATGCAGCGCCAGACCCTCTTCCCAGGTCGCCTCAATCGCACCAGCGCGCCGCTGATGGCGCTGCTGCTGACGTCGACGGCGTTGGTCGGCTTCACCTCGGCGCGGGCGGTGGAACTGCCAACGGGCGGCAGCGTTGCGTCGGGCGGCGTCATCATCTCGAACCCGTCATCCTCGCAACTGAGCATCAAGCAGTCGACCAATTCGGCCATCGTCAACTGGCAGAGTTTTTCGATCGGCGCGGGCGCTACCGTCAACATCGACCAGCCGACATCGTCCTCGACGATGCTCAACCGCGTCACCGGCGGCACCAGATCGACCATATCAGGCCAGCTCAACGCCAATGGCCAGGTCTTCCTCGTCAATCCCAACGGCATCGCCATCTCCAAGACCGGCAAGGTGAGTGCCGCCGGCTTCGTCGGCTCCTCGCTCGACATCAGCGATGACGACTTCAAGGCCGGCAAGCTGACGTTCCAGGGCAAGGGCGCCTCGGCGGCCGTCTCAAACGAAGGTTCCGTCTCGATCGGCCGTGGCGGCTATGCGGCACTGATTGGCGGCAGCGTCGACAATGCGGGTTCGATCAGCGTGCCGCTGGGCAAGGTTGGCCTGGGTTCTGGCGAGAAGGCGACGCTCGACCTTTCCGGCGACGGCTTTTTGCAGGTCTCCGTGCCGACCAAGGCGGATGGCAGCAACGCGCTGGTCAGCAATTCCGGCTCGATCAGCGCCGATGGCGGGACGGTCGAGCTCAAGGCTGCGGCGGTGCGCGATGCCGCGCGCCAGGCCGTCAACATGTCCGGTGTCATTGAGGCACGCACCGTGTCAGGCCAGTCCGGCGCCATTGTGCTGGGCGGCGGCGACGGCTCGGTCGAAATCTCCGGCAAGCTCGACGCTTCGGCCAAGAGCGGCGGCAAGGGCGGCAAGGTCACGGTCACCGGCCGGAAGGTGAAACTCAAGCATGCCGTCGTCGATGCCTCGGGTAGGGATGGCGGCGGCACCATCAAGATCGGCGGCGACAAGCAGGGCAAGGGGACACTGCAAACCGCTGCCACGACAGAGATCGATGCGGCCACGACGATCAACGCCGACGCCACCGGCACCGGCGATGGCGGCACGGTCGTCGTCTGGTCCGACGAGCAGACCAAGTTCGCCGGCAAGATCTCGGCACAAGGTGGGGCTGATGGCGGCAATGGCGGCTTCACGGAAGTGTCGGGCAAGCAGCGCCTTGACTTCACCGGCTCCGTCGACCTGCGCGCCCGCTTCGGCGACACCGGCGATCTTCTGCTCGACCCCTACAACGTCACCATCTCGAATGGTGCCGACACCGGCGGTTTCACCGCCGGTTCCAATGACAGCGTCATTAATGTCACCACGCTGCAGAACCAGCTGGCGCTGGCCAATGTCACCATCTCGACGGGAAGCGGCGGCTCGCAGGCCGGCGACATCACCATTGCCGCGCCGATCGCCTGGAGCGCCAACACGCTGACGCTCAGCGCCTATCACTCGATCGTCTTCAACGCCGGCGCCACGATCGGCGGCGTCGGTGGTCTGTCGCTGGTCACCAACAATGGCGGCAGCGGCGGCATCATGTCCTACGCGCTCGGCGCGGAGATCACTTTCACGGGCACCCAAGGGGCGCAAGCGCTGTCGATCAACGGGCAGAGCTACACACTGATCTACGACATCAACCAGCTGCAGGCGATCAACAGCGGGCTGAACGGCCGCTATGCGCTCGCCAACGACATCGAGGCCAGTTCCACCTATTCCTGGAACAATTTGATGGGTTTCATAGCCCTTGGCACAGACGGCAACACAAATATCCAGAACGGCGGCAACGGCTTCAACGGCACGTTCGACGGTCTTGGCCACATCATCAACCAGATCTGGGTCAGGCAGATCCCGGCCAATTATGTCGGCCTGTTCGGCTATGTCGGCGGCTCGGGCGTGGTGTGCAATGTCGGCCTGGTCGACAGCTATACAAGCGGCTCGTATGACACCGGCGCCATAGCCGGCTTGAACAAGGGTACGATCTCAGGCGTTTGGGCAAGCGGGTATCTCGAAGGCGTCAGCGGGTCGGGTGGTCTGGTCGGCACAAATCAGGGCACGATCACCCGGTCGTTCTCGACGGTGGCGGTGCAATCGCGCGATTCCAACAACGTCGGTGGCATTGCAGGCTACAACAGCGGCACGATCAGCCAGGTCTATGCCAGCGGCTCGGTTCTCGGCGGCGACAAGACCGGTGGCCTGGTCGGATTGAATCTGGGCTCGCTCAGCGACGGTTATTCGACCGGGGCCGTCAACGGAACGATGGGCGCCACCGGCATCGGCGGCAGCGTCGGCTTTTCCTGGGGCACGGTCACCAATGTCTACTTCGACACCACCACCTCGGGAACGACCACGGGCGTGGGCAGCGGCGGCACGCCCGGTGTCATCAGCACCGGCCTGACCACGGCGCAGTTGCAATCGGGCGGCGCCACGGCCCTCAGCGCGGCTTTCGGCGGCGGGACCGGCGGCCTCTATCCCTATCTGAACAGTTTTTGTCCAAACGGCGTCCAGGCCATCTCCGGCATCGCCTACAAGGATAGCGGCGTCACGCCGCTGTCGTCGGGCACGCGCCAACCCTACTATGTGAAGAACCCCGGTTTTGTCACCGGCGTCTCGAACGGCGTCGACATCGGCACCGTCACCACTGGCGTCAACGGCTATTACTACATCGCCGTGCCGACCGGCTGGATCAACGACAGCGTGCTGGCTTACACAGTCCGCGACGCGGATCCGAGCAACAGCTCGGGCGCTCAAAACGGCGTGACGTTCCGGACGGGCCTGTCGGGCGGCAATGTCACCAATCTCAACGTCTACGGCAACTGGCGTCTCGACGAGGCGGACAGCTTGATCACGTCCCTTTCGGCGCTGCAAAACGCGGCTTCTGCGACGGTCGGCTCGACCTATGTCGGCAGCCTCACCTTCGCCAACTGGCAGATCGAAACGGCGGCGACAACCTTCGCGCTCGACCAGGCGATATCGATCGGCGGCGGCACGCTGGCGCTGTCGTCGAACGGCGCGGTCACTCAGACAAACAACCTGGCGGCAGCATCGCTGTGGCTCGGCGGTACGGGCGATTTCAACCTGACCAATGCCGGCAACCAGATCGGTACGGTTGCCGCCAATGCCGGATCGGTCAACCTCGTCGATCTGGGCGGGCTGACCATCGGCAGCGTCGCCAGCGCGCGGGGCGTGACCACGACCGGCGCCAACACAACAGGGCAGGTCCAGCTGCAGACATCAGGCGACCTGACGATCGCAGCAAGCGCCAAGGTCAGTGGAACCAATCCGGTGCTGGCGGCGGGCGGCAAGTTCATCAACGGCCGTGGCAGCGATGCCGTCACCGCGACCAGCGGACGCTGGCTGGTCTACGCGGCAGCACCCACCGGCAACACGTTCGGCAATCTCGACAGCGGCAACACGGCGGTCTGGAATACGGCGACCGGCGCAACGGTGGGCGCGAGCGGCAACCGCTATGTCTTCGCCTACCAGCCGACGCTGACCTTCACCTCCCAAAATGCTTCGAAGGTCTACGGCGACACCGCCATGCCGACATTGACCTACACGGTGTCGGGTTATCAGGCAGGGGTAGCCAACGCCTATCTCGGCGACAGCGCCGCCACCGCCTTCAGCGGCGCGCCGTCGCTCTCACCCCCACTCACGCTTGCCACTCAGCAACTCGGAGCCGGGACTTATACGATTACAATCGATGCCGGCGATCTCGTCGCCCTGACCGGCTACGGGCTCGCTTTCAACAGCGCCGGATTGTTCACCGTCGCCAAGCGGGCAATCGCGGTCACAGCCGATCCCGATCAGCACAAGACCTATGGCGATGACGATCCCGCTTCCTACACCTATGCGGTTTCGGACCTCGGCACTGGCGTCGCCCTGGTCGGCGCGCTCGATCGTGTTGCCGGCGAGAACGCCGGCGCCTATGCCATTGGCCAGGGCACGCTGACCAACGCCAACAATTCGAACTATGACATCAGCTATGTCGACGCCAATTTCACCATCGACAAACGGGCCATCACCGTCACCGTCGATCAGGGTCAGGGCAAGGTCTATGGCGATGCCGATCCGGCAGCCTACACCTATACCGCTTCCAATCTCGGCGGTTTGACCCTGACGGGCAGCCTCGACCGATTGGCGGGCGAGAATGCAGGCACCTACGCCATCGGACAGGGCACGCTGGATGTCTCCAATTCCAACTATGACATCACTTTCGTCGGCGCCGATTTCACCATTGCCAGGCGCCCGGTAACCGTCACCGTCAATCCGAACCAGGGCAAGACCTATGGCGATGCCGATCCGTCGTCCTACACCTATAGCTATGGCAATCTCGGCAGCGGCGAAGCGCTGGTCGGCTCACTCGACCGCGTTGCCGGCGAGGATGTCGGCGCCTATGCCATCGGCCAGGGCACGCTGACGAATGCCGACAATTCGAACTACGACATCACCTTCGTCAGCAAGGATTTCAGCATCGGCAAGCGGGCGGTCACCGTCACGGCCAATTCGGGCCTGGGCAAGATTTACGGCGATGCCGATCCATCGTCCTATGGCTACAGCTACTCAGACCTAGGCACGGGCGTGGCGCTGGTCGGCGCACTCGACCGTGCCTCTGGTGAGATTGTAGGCGCATACGCGATCGGCCAGGGTACGCTGACGAACGCCGACAATTCGAACTATGACATCACCTTCGCCGGCGCGGATTTCAGCATCGGCAAGCGCGCGGTCACCGTCACGGCCAATTCCGGCCAGGGCAAGACCTATGGCAATGCCGATCCGACCCTTGGCTACAGCTATACCGACCTTGGCAGTGGCGCGGCGCTGGTCGGCGCCCTCGATCGCGCTTCGGGCGAGAATGTCGGCACCTACGCGATCAGCCAGGGCTCGCTGACCACCGCAGGCAATTCGAACTACGACATCACCTTTGTCGGTTCGAACTTCAGCATCGGCAAGCGCGCGGTAACCGTCACCGCGACTTCCGGACAAGGCAAGACCTACGGCAATGCCGACCCGTCGTCCTACGGCTACACTCACTCCGACCTCGGCAGCGGTGCGGCCCTTGTAGGTGTGCTCGACCGTGTGTCGGGCGAGGATGTCGGCAGCTATGCCCTTGGACAGGGTTCGCTGACCAACGCCAACAATTCGAATTACGACATCACCTATGTCGGCTCGAACTTCAGCATCGGCAAGCGCGCGGTCACCGTCACGGCCACTGCCGGACAGGGCAAGACCTATGGCAATGCCGATCCGTCATCCTACGGCTACACCTACTCGGACCTTGGCACGGGCGCTGCTCTCGTCGGTGTGCTTGACCGCACCGCCGGCGAGAATGCCAGCACCTATGCGATCGGCCAGGGCACGCTCTCCAATGCCAATAATGCGAATTACGACATCAGCTTCGTCAGCAAGGATTTCACCATTGCCAGGCGGGCGGTCACGGTCACGGCCAATTCCGGCCAGGGCAAGACCTACGGCAACGCCGACCCGTCGTCCTATGGCTACACCTACTCAGATCTCGGCGCGGGCGTGGCGCTCGTCGGAGTGCTTGACCGTGCCGCTGGCGAGAATGTCGGAAACTATGCGATCGGGCAGGGGACGCTAACCAATGCTGCCAATTCGAACTATGACATCAGCTTCGCCAGCGCGGATTTCGCGATCAGCAAACGGGCGGTCACCGTCACGGCCAATGCCGGCCAAGGCAAGACCTATGGCGATGCCGACCCATCGCTCGGCTACACCTTCTCCGACCTTGGCAGCGGCGCGGCTTTGGTCGGCGCGCTCGACCGCGGCGCGGGCGAGACTGTCGGCACCTATGCGATCGGGCAAGGCACGATCACCAATGCCGCCAATGGCAACTATGACATCACCTATGTCGGGACCAACTTTGCCATCGGCAAGCGGGCGGTCACGGTGACCGCCAATGCCGGTCAGGGCAAGATCTACGGCAATGCCGATCCGACGCTTGGCTATACCGTCTCCAACCTTGGCAGCGGCACGGCCCTTGTCGGCGCACTCGATCGCGCTTCGGGTGAGGATGTCGGTACCTATGCCATCGGCCAGGGCACGATCACCAATGCCAACAACTCCAACTACGACATCATCTATTCCGGTGCCGATTTCACCATCGGCAAGCGGGCGATCACCATCGTCGCCGACGCGCAAAGCCGGGCGCAGGGAGCGGCCAATCCGCCGCTCACTTACGCGGTCGGCGGGCTCGGACTGGTCGGCAGCGACACGTTCAGCGGCTCGCTCTCGACCGATGCGACCACGGCAAGCGCGCCGGGCCGTTATGCCATCGAACAAGGCAGTCTTGCCGCCTCGACGAATTACGACCTGACCTATGTCGGCGCCGATCTGGAGGTGCGGGCCACTGACGTGGTTCCGTCGGCCGATACCGCCAGCGTTGTTGCCTACAACGCCACCATCCATGGCGGCGGACAGCCTGTCCCGGTTTTCTTCACCGGCAAACCGGCCGCCGGCGAAACACAGGCGCTGGTCGAAGACCCGCGTCTCGAAAGCCCTGCCTTCTGCCAGAACATCGGCGAGATCGCGGCTGTCTGTAGCGCCGGGTCGGTGCAATAG